Proteins co-encoded in one Kiritimatiellia bacterium genomic window:
- a CDS encoding type IV toxin-antitoxin system AbiEi family antitoxin domain-containing protein → MALSTNKNLYRIAEIQQGYFTTKQAKQAGYAENTHPYHVHAGNWIREQRGIYRLARFPSSPQSDLVKWSLWSRNRTDTPQGVYSHVTALSIYELSDVMPAKLHMTVPYSFRRNGAIPPILILHKADIDDRDIEQMTGFKVTRPLRTILDLMAEDKTSRHIIKQALEQALQRGLITRTAIKRLSNNEPLLALLDKEIS, encoded by the coding sequence ATGGCTCTATCAACTAACAAGAACCTTTATCGAATTGCCGAGATTCAACAGGGGTATTTCACGACAAAGCAGGCTAAACAGGCCGGGTACGCGGAAAATACGCATCCCTATCATGTGCATGCCGGCAATTGGATCAGAGAACAGCGGGGTATTTATCGGCTGGCACGCTTTCCATCCTCGCCACAATCCGATCTCGTGAAATGGTCGCTTTGGTCAAGGAATCGGACAGATACTCCTCAAGGCGTATATTCCCATGTCACGGCACTGAGTATTTATGAGCTTTCCGATGTTATGCCGGCCAAACTGCATATGACGGTGCCGTATTCATTCCGACGAAACGGCGCCATCCCGCCGATACTGATCCTGCATAAGGCCGATATTGATGACCGGGACATTGAACAAATGACAGGGTTTAAGGTCACACGTCCCCTGCGGACGATTCTTGATCTGATGGCGGAGGACAAAACCTCACGCCATATCATTAAGCAGGCGCTGGAACAGGCGCTTCAGCGCGGGCTGATCACCAGGACGGCCATCAAACGACTATCTAATAACGAGCCTTTATTGGCTCTCCTTGACAAGGAAATCTCGTGA